GGATAAAGTGATGAAAATCGCCGGGCAGACGCAGGGTGTTAACGCCGTCAATAACCAGCTCAGCGTCAAAAATGTATCGAAGCAAAGCAGGGGCGGCGCAGGGCGTGGCGAACTTAACCTCGTGCGCGCAGACGCTGCGCGAATTCGTTCCGTGGATAACGAATTGATCGCGCATCGATTGTTCGATTCGAGCCCGCTAGCGCGTTACCGACCCTTACCGCGCGTTCCAGGGTCGGCAATCGATACTGCAATGCCTCCGGGCAGCATATAGGCCTCGTCGGCTTAGAGCACACCTATTCTCTGAAGTCCCAAGTTCTACACTTACCAAGCAAGGAGGACGAAAATGTTGCGCTGGGCCGTTATCTTTTTTGTAATAGCGTTAATTGCGGCGCTATTCGGATTCACCGGCATTTCCGCCGGGGCAACCGAAATTGCCAAAA
The Burkholderiales bacterium genome window above contains:
- a CDS encoding DUF1328 domain-containing protein; its protein translation is MLRWAVIFFVIALIAALFGFTGISAGATEIAKILFFIFLAVFVISLIVGLMRRGP